In Burkholderia sp. NRF60-BP8, a single window of DNA contains:
- a CDS encoding flagellar hook assembly protein FlgD: MTSSNTTIGSNGTSVSTLPTDTMNTNNVSSTNGTSASDLQATFLKLLVTQLQNQDPTSPVDSSQMTSQLAQINTVSGIAQLNTSLTSLSTQLAAGQQTQAALLIGTNVLAPGNGVAVKSGAASPFGVSLTSNVSNLTITVKNSAGVVVNTINAGAQSAGTVPFNWTPTDAAGNALPDGNYTVSAQYTGTDGKTYAPTVLAASQVQSVIKQADGTAGLVLSNGTTVGLTQVASIFPNTKSSSSGDTTTN; this comes from the coding sequence ATGACTTCCTCCAACACGACGATCGGCAGCAACGGCACCAGCGTGTCGACGCTGCCGACCGACACGATGAACACCAACAACGTGTCGTCGACCAACGGCACGTCGGCGAGCGACCTGCAGGCGACGTTCCTGAAGCTGCTCGTCACGCAGCTGCAGAACCAGGATCCGACGAGCCCGGTGGACAGCTCGCAGATGACGTCGCAGCTCGCGCAGATCAACACGGTGAGCGGCATCGCGCAACTGAACACGTCGCTCACGTCGCTGTCGACGCAGCTCGCGGCCGGCCAGCAGACGCAGGCCGCGCTGCTGATCGGCACGAACGTGCTCGCGCCGGGCAACGGCGTCGCGGTGAAGAGCGGCGCGGCGTCGCCGTTCGGCGTGTCGCTCACGAGCAACGTGTCGAACCTGACGATCACCGTGAAGAACTCGGCGGGCGTCGTCGTGAACACGATCAACGCGGGCGCGCAGTCGGCCGGCACCGTGCCGTTCAACTGGACGCCGACCGACGCGGCCGGCAACGCGCTGCCGGACGGCAACTACACGGTTAGCGCGCAGTACACCGGCACCGACGGCAAGACCTACGCGCCGACCGTGCTGGCCGCGTCGCAGGTGCAGAGCGTGATCAAGCAGGCGGACGGCACCGCGGGGCTGGTGCTGTCGAACGGCACGACGGTGGGGCTCACCCAGGTTGCGTCGATCTTCCCGAACACCAAGTCGTCCTCGTCCGGCGACACCACCACCAACTGA
- the flgC gene encoding flagellar basal body rod protein FlgC: MPSLMNIFGVAGSALSAQSQRLNVTASNLANADSATGPDGKPYKAKQVVFATDPLGGARTASGQGVGGVRVTKVMDDPSPMKSTYDPANPAADANGYVQMPNVDPVQEMVNMISASRSYQANVETLNTAKTLMLKTLTIGS; the protein is encoded by the coding sequence ATGCCTTCGTTGATGAACATCTTCGGCGTCGCCGGTTCGGCGCTGTCCGCGCAATCGCAGCGCCTGAACGTCACCGCGTCGAACCTCGCGAACGCCGACAGCGCGACCGGCCCCGACGGCAAGCCGTACAAGGCCAAGCAGGTCGTGTTCGCGACCGATCCGCTCGGCGGCGCGCGCACCGCGTCGGGCCAGGGCGTGGGCGGCGTGCGCGTGACCAAGGTGATGGACGACCCGTCGCCGATGAAATCGACGTACGACCCCGCGAACCCGGCCGCCGACGCGAACGGCTACGTGCAGATGCCGAACGTCGATCCGGTGCAGGAGATGGTGAACATGATCTCGGCGTCGCGCTCGTACCAGGCCAACGTCGAGACGCTGAACACCGCGAAGACGCTGATGCTCAAGACGCTGACGATCGGCTCGTAA
- the flgB gene encoding flagellar basal body rod protein FlgB, with amino-acid sequence MLDKLDAEFAFGRQALDVRAYRQELLSSNIANADTPGYQARDVDFASTLARSLKQASGGLAPSNAAQLPMAQPAGVTSGMSMVSTAPGHMAGTAKLIPTGGPSDDYGRAQYRMPLQPSLDGNTVDLDVERVQFANNALHYETGMTVMTQQIKAMIAAITTNS; translated from the coding sequence ATGCTGGACAAACTCGATGCGGAATTCGCGTTCGGCCGACAGGCGCTCGACGTGCGCGCCTACCGGCAGGAACTGCTGTCGTCGAACATCGCGAACGCCGACACGCCCGGCTACCAGGCCCGCGACGTCGATTTCGCGTCGACGCTCGCGCGCTCGCTGAAGCAGGCGAGCGGCGGCCTGGCGCCGAGCAATGCCGCGCAACTGCCGATGGCGCAGCCGGCCGGCGTGACGAGCGGCATGTCGATGGTGTCGACGGCGCCCGGCCACATGGCCGGCACCGCGAAGCTGATCCCGACCGGCGGCCCGTCGGACGACTACGGCCGCGCGCAATACCGGATGCCGTTGCAGCCGTCGCTCGACGGCAACACGGTCGATCTCGACGTCGAGCGCGTGCAGTTCGCGAACAACGCGCTGCACTACGAAACCGGGATGACCGTGATGACCCAGCAGATCAAGGCGATGATCGCCGCGATCACGACGAACTCGTAA
- the flgA gene encoding flagellar basal body P-ring formation chaperone FlgA: MARSAFREYAGRGTRLRRAFALAAALWAAVPAAHADDGTIVIPGRGETAETALAHANAASGGQFGGKAGTSAGTGADAAMGGAAGVAAGGAGGLIGMAGAAAGGASGMPGAVGMTANGYTAQPAGSMAVTSVPAPAPVPAPAPRPVYAAARANAANAAYGAPRAVDPGGVATVVAGTGTAESASPPRQALAARIAAARAASSAPAPRAPAAAEPTAQPTPPGRQDPETIRRAALAFLQQQIAGLPGKTTATVTTAFPRGLAACTTLEPFLPTGARLWGRTTVGVRCAGERPWTVYLQAKVAVQATYYVAARQIAPGEPLSAADLVARDGDLTVLPLAVITDPAQAIGATALARISAGLPLRQDMLKSAASVSAGQTVRVVAAGPGFTISAEGSALANAAPGQSVRVRMAAGQIVTAIVKDAGTVEIPL, translated from the coding sequence ATGGCACGCAGCGCATTTCGCGAATACGCCGGACGCGGCACGCGCCTGCGCCGTGCGTTCGCGCTCGCCGCGGCGCTGTGGGCCGCGGTGCCGGCCGCGCACGCGGACGACGGGACGATCGTGATTCCCGGCCGCGGCGAGACGGCGGAGACCGCGCTCGCGCACGCCAATGCGGCGAGCGGCGGGCAGTTCGGCGGGAAAGCGGGGACGAGCGCGGGTACGGGCGCGGATGCGGCCATGGGTGGTGCGGCGGGTGTCGCGGCGGGCGGTGCCGGCGGGTTGATCGGCATGGCCGGTGCGGCCGCCGGCGGCGCTTCCGGCATGCCCGGCGCCGTCGGCATGACCGCCAACGGCTACACGGCGCAGCCGGCCGGATCGATGGCGGTGACGAGCGTTCCGGCCCCTGCGCCGGTACCGGCGCCAGCACCACGCCCCGTCTACGCAGCAGCCCGCGCGAATGCCGCAAACGCCGCTTACGGCGCGCCGCGCGCCGTCGATCCCGGCGGTGTCGCGACCGTCGTTGCCGGCACCGGTACCGCCGAATCCGCGTCGCCCCCCCGGCAGGCGCTTGCCGCCCGCATCGCCGCGGCGCGCGCCGCTTCATCCGCGCCGGCCCCGCGTGCACCGGCGGCGGCCGAGCCCACGGCACAGCCGACGCCGCCCGGCCGGCAAGACCCCGAAACGATCCGGCGCGCGGCGCTCGCGTTCCTGCAGCAGCAGATCGCCGGCCTGCCCGGCAAGACCACCGCGACCGTCACGACCGCCTTTCCGCGCGGGCTCGCCGCGTGCACGACGCTCGAACCGTTCCTGCCGACCGGCGCGCGCCTGTGGGGCCGCACGACGGTCGGCGTGCGCTGCGCGGGCGAGCGGCCGTGGACCGTCTACCTGCAGGCGAAGGTCGCCGTGCAGGCCACCTATTACGTCGCCGCGCGCCAGATCGCGCCCGGCGAGCCGCTGTCCGCGGCCGACCTCGTCGCGCGCGACGGCGACCTGACGGTGCTGCCGCTCGCGGTGATCACCGATCCGGCGCAGGCGATCGGCGCGACCGCCCTCGCGCGCATCTCGGCCGGCCTGCCGCTGCGGCAGGACATGCTGAAGAGCGCCGCGTCGGTGTCGGCCGGCCAGACGGTGCGGGTCGTCGCGGCCGGCCCCGGCTTCACGATTTCGGCGGAGGGCAGCGCGCTCGCGAATGCGGCGCCGGGCCAGTCGGTGCGGGTGCGGATGGCGGCCGGGCAGATCGTCACGGCAATCGTCAAGGACGCCGGCACCGTCGAAATTCCGCTGTAG
- the flgM gene encoding flagellar biosynthesis anti-sigma factor FlgM: MKIDSTPKPSPLAPTGTGAARAQSGTAQSSGQAADAGSTGGDTTVNLSGLSGQLRSVSASGDADIDTGLVQSIKDALNNGTLTIDANKIADGVLNTARELLQQQRPQGS; this comes from the coding sequence GTGAAGATCGATTCCACTCCGAAACCGAGCCCCCTCGCGCCGACCGGCACCGGCGCGGCCCGTGCGCAGTCCGGCACGGCCCAGTCGTCCGGGCAGGCAGCCGACGCTGGATCGACCGGCGGCGACACGACCGTGAACCTGTCGGGTCTGTCGGGCCAGCTGCGTTCGGTATCCGCGTCGGGCGACGCCGATATCGACACGGGCCTGGTCCAGTCGATCAAGGACGCGCTGAACAACGGCACGCTGACGATCGACGCGAACAAGATTGCCGACGGCGTATTGAACACCGCCCGCGAACTGCTGCAGCAGCAGCGCCCGCAGGGCAGCTAA